GTGTCGCCTCAGGTGTCGTACTCGTATCCGTCCCACGGTTCGTAGTAGCAAATGAAGTCGCCGGGCTCGATGTTGATCGAGTCGACACCGTCGAACGAATTGAACCGCCAGCCGAAGATGACGCCGTCCACCTCGGTCAGGAACGGCGCGACGGTGATGGGTTCGAGTTTGTAATCACCGAGCTCACGCAGCCGCGACTTCACCTGGTCAGCACCGGCCGGTGCGGCCTGTCCAGGGGGAACATCAGTGGGGTGGTCCGCCCGATCAGCCTTCACCTCGGCAAAGGATCCATCTGCATTCCAGAGGAACAGTCCCACGAAAGCGGCGCCGTCTGGCACGAACAGTTCGTCGCTGAGGAAGAACTTGCGACCGTCGCCGGCGGTGCCGGCATAGGGCACGTGGTAGTCGTCGGGCCTGATCGTGATCCGCGCCGGGGCTCCTGGCATTGCGATTGCTCCTTGGGTCGAAGAACCGGTTGCTCCGGTCACGGTCGCCTGCGGGGTTTGCGTGACGGACGCGGGTGCCTTCTCACGTCGGCGCGGCACACTACACGCCACGAGAAGACCGCCACCGATCAGCCCGGCCAGCGCACGGCGCCTGACGGCGGGTCGCGACACGGAAGGCATGGCTCATCCAAACACGCACCGGCCGCCTCACCCGCCGAAGCGCGCCACCAACGCGTCGATGTCATCCAACGAGATGGCGTCGCTCATCCCCATCACCGGCACCTTCACCAGCGGCAGCGACCCGAGGAACGACGCCATCATCTGGTCACCGTCCTCGCCGTCGAGCAGCGCACCGAACTCACCCATCGCCGCACGCACCACCGGACCGGCCTCGGGGTGTCCGACCCATTCGCTGATCGTCGAGTGGGCAGTGAGCGGGGCATGCAGCGGCGGCGCGTCGAGTTCGACGGTGGTCGTCAACGGGAGGTCGCGCGACGACGCACCGACCGACACGACGAGCGGGCCGGGCTCGACGACCCACCCGTGCACGCGCACATCCCAGTGACTCAGCTCGCGGCAAGTCAGCGCGAAGTCGACGGTCCGCGACTGCCCGGCGGCCAGCTCGACCCGCTCGAAGCCGCGCAACTCCCGGGGCGGCCGGGCCACCACGGACGAGGGTCGGCCAAGGTAGAGCTGTGGCACGGCGACGCCGTCGCGATCGCCGGTGTTCGTCACGACCACCGAGGCACGGACTGCGACATCATCGGCGTCCGTGGACGCCGTGATCGGCTCGGCCGTAACCGAAAGGTCGGTGAAGGCGAAGGTCGTGTAGGTCAGGCCGTGCCCGAACGGGTAGGCGACCTCGGCGTCCATCGCGTCGAGCCCGCGGTAGCCGATGTTCAGCCGCTCGCCGTAGTGCACCGAACCCTGCTCTCCGGGGAAGTTGAGCTGGGCCGGAATCACTGAGCCGCAGCGGGATCGACTCCGCCAATCTTCCGGACGGCGAGACCTCACCGAAGAGCAGGTCGACGGCGGCACTGCCGCCGGCCTGCCCGCCGAGCCAGAGTTCGAGGATGGCGTCGGCATCGCGCTCGAGCGCCGAGACCTCTACCGACGAGCCGTTCGAGAGCAGCACCACGACCCGGTCGGCGACCTCGGCAACGGCACGCAGCAGTGCGGTGTGGCTCTCGGGCAGGTCGAGGTGGCGGCGGTCGTAGCCCTCGGATTCGTCTTCGCCGGGAAGCCCGAGGAACAACACAGCGGTTCGCCCGCGGACCAACTCGACTGCCTGGGAGCGAAGTTCGTCGTCGGGCTGCTCCTGCGGGGCGCCGGCAAGGCGATAACCCGGTGCGAACGGCAGGTCGAGCCCCCGCTCGGTCAGCGCATCGAGCGCACTGACCAACCGCGTCGGGTTGACCTGCGACGACCCGGCGCCCTGGTAGCGGGGCGTGCGCGCCATCTCGCCCACGACGACGACGTCTGCAGCAGCGGCAGCATCGAGCGGCAACACACCGCCGTCGTTCTTCAACAGCACTGCCGTGCGGGTGGCAACCTCCCGGGCCAGCGCGTGGTCGGCGTCGGCGTCGAACGACTGATCAGACTGTGCGGCAACGGCTTTCGCCACCAACTCGAGCACCCGCGTCACTGCCCGGTCGAGATCGGCTTCGGCCAGATCACCCGAGCGCACCGCGTCGACGATGCGTGCGTCGTTGATGCCACCCGACGACGGCATCTCCAGGTCGAGCCCGGCGGCCACGCCGGCGACCCGATCGTCGACCGCGCCCCAGTCGGAGACGACCAACCCGTCGTAACCCCATTCGTCGCGCAGCAGTTCGGTGAGCAGCCAGCGGTGCTGCGAGGCGTACGTGCCGTTGATCCGGTTGTACGAGCACATCACCGTCCACGGCTTAGCCCGGGTGACGACCTTCTCGAACGCCGGCAGGTAGATCTCGCGCAGCGTCCGCTCGTCGACCACAGCGTCGACCCGCATCCGATCGGTCTCCTGGTTGTTGACGGCGAAGTGCTTCAGCGAGGTGCCGACGCCGCGCGACTGCACACCCTCCACCATCGGCGCGGCAAGCTCACCCGCGAGGTAGGGGTCTTCGGCGAAGTACTCGAAATTGCGCCCGCACAACGGACTTCGCTTCATGTTGATGCCAGGACCGAGCACCACCGCGACGTCGTTGGCCTGCGCCTCGGCGCCGAGTGCCTCGCCCACCCGGCGCAACAGGTCGCGGTCCCAGGTCGACCCGAGGCCCGCCGCCGACGGAAAGCAGGTGGCCGGCACCGAGTCGTTGAGCCCGAGGTGGTCGGACTCCCCCGCCTGCTTGCGCAACCCGTGCGGGCCGTCGGTCAGCATGATCGCCGGAATGCCGAGACGATCGATGCCTTGGGTGTGCCAGAAGTCGGAGCCCGAACACAGCGACGCCTTCTCCTCGAGCGTCAACCGGGCGACGAGCGCAGAAATGTCGGACGAAGCGAACTCGGTCATGGGCGGAGCACCTTTGCGAAGTCGGGCGGTTCGATGCCGTCCCCCGACCGTAGCCGCGCAGCCGCACCGCACTCAAAGGCGCCACACCTGCAGACCGCGTACCCAACCTGGCGGGTCAGTACACCTAGCCCTCTCGGCGGGCGTTACCGCACGAGCAGGCAGAACGGGTGGCCGACCGTCTCACGTGGGTGCGGGATTCCCACGTTCGGACGCCGTCACAGCGGTTGGCGCCGCAGGCGCAGCGCATTGGTGATGACACTGACGCTCGACAACGCCATGGCGGCCGCGGCGATGACCGGCGACAACAAGATGCCGAAGGTCGGGTACAGCGCGCCGGCGGCGAGCGGGATGCCGAGGGCGTTGTAGACGAAGGCGAAGAAGAGGTTCTGCCGGATGTTCGACATCGTCATCTGCGACAGGCGACGCGCCCGGACGATGCCGGTCAGGTCGCCTTCGAGCAGCGTGACCCCGGCGCTATCCATCGCGACGTCGGTGCCCGAACCCATGGCGATGCCGACATCGGCGGCGGCCAACGCGGGTGCGTCGTTGACCCCGTCGCCGGCCATCGCCACCACCCGCCCCTCCTCACGCAGGGTGCGCACGATGTCGCTCTTGTCGTCGGGCAGCACCTCGGCCTCGACCCGATCGATACCGAGCCGTTCGGCCACCGCCTGCGCCGTCGCCCGGTTGTCGCCGGTGAGCATGACGATCTCGATGCCGTTGTCGCGCAACGCCGTCAGCGCCTGCGGGGTGGTCTCCTTCACCGGGTCGGCGATCGCCAACAGCCCGGCCGCCCGCCCGTCGACGCCGACGTGGATCGCGGTCGCGCCCTGCGTGCCGAACTCCTCGGCGCGAGCTGCGAGCGCGGAGGTGTCGATGCCCTCGGAGGCGAGGTAGGTGCTGCTGCCGAGCACCACTCGGTGTCCGTCGACCGTGCCCGACACGCCGCGTCCGACGGGTGAGTCGAAGTCGCTCACCTCCGCAATCCTCAGGCCGCGTTCGAGGGCATGGTCGACGATCGCCAGGGCGAGCGGATGCTCCGAGGCGCGCTCGACGCCGGCGGCAAGCCCCGACAACTCGTCGTCGGAGTAGCCCTCCCGCGTCACAACCGCGATGACGGACGGGTGTCCCTGGGTGAGTGTTCCGGTCTTGTCCACGACGAGCGTGTCGACCTTCTCCAACCGCTCGAGCGCCTCGGCGTTCTTGATGAGCACGCCCAGCCCGGCGCCGCGTCCGACACCCACCATGATCGACATCGGCGTGGCCAGCCCGAGCGCGCACGGGCAGGCGATGATCAGCACGGCCACGGCAGCGATGAGAGCGTGGGCGAACCGTGGCTGCGGGCCGACGGCCGCCCAGACCGCAAACGTGACGACGGCGATCCCGATGACGATCGGCACGAAGACGCCGGCCACCTTGTCGGCCGTGCGCTGGATGGGTGCACGGGAGCGTTGCGCATCGGCGACCATGGTCACGATGCGCGACAGCATCGTGTCGCGACCGACCTTCTCGGCCCCTATCACCAGCGCGCCGCTGCCGTTGACAGTGCCGCCGACGACGACGTCGCCCGACGTCTTGGTCACCGGCATCGACTCGCCGGTCACCAACGACTCGTCGACCGACGACCGTCCGTCGTCAACCGTCCCGTCGACCGGCACCGCCTCGCCCGGCCGCACCCGCAACCGGTCGCCGATGCGCACCTGCTCCAACGGGACCTCCTCGTCGGAACCGTCCGCCCGGATGCGAAGGGCCGTCTTCGGGGTGAGGTCGAGCAGGGCCTTGATCGCACCGGACGTCTGCTCTCGGGCTCGCAGTTCGAGCACCTGGCCGAGCAGCACCAGGGTGGTGATCACCGCGGCCGCCTCGAAGTAGACGTCGACGGTGCCGTCGTCGCCACGGAACGATGCGGGGAACACGCCCGGGGCCAGCGCAGCCACCATGCTGAACAGCCACGCGATGCCGGTGCCCATCGCGATCAACGTGAACATGTTCAGGCTCCGGTTGCGCACCGACTGCCAGCCCCGCACGAAGAACGGCCACCCGGCCCACAGCACCACCGGTGTGGCGAGCACGAGTTGCACCCAGATCGACACCTTCGCCGGGATGCGGTCGTGTACCGCCAGGGATGAAGTGGCGGCCCATCTCGATCACGAACACCGGGATCGTTAGGGCGGTCGCGACCTTGAATCGCCTTGTCATGTCGAGCAGTTCGGGGCTGGGACCGCTGTCGGCGGTCACCAGCACCGGCTCGAGCGCCATCCCGCAGATGGGGCACGATCCCGGACCCGGCCGCCGGATCTCCGGGTGCATCGGGCAGGTCCACTCGGACGCGTCGGGGTCGGTGTTGCTCGATCCGGAGTGCGAGTGGTGGGCGGATTCCGTTGCGGGATGCGCCTGCTGATGCTCCGGCATGTGGCCGGGGTGGTGCTCGTCGTGGTGGTCGTGCTCGTCACCCATGAACGCTCCTTCGCAGCCGTTGTCCTGCCCGCGGCAGGTCGAGGAACCAACCCTCCCAGGATTACCGCACGAGCAGGCAGAACGGGTGGCCGGCCGGGTCGGCGATCACGTAGAGCGGCTCCTCACCGTCCTGCGACCGGTCGTGCAGCACCTTCGCACCGAGCTGCTCGGCTCGGGCGCGGTGCCTTTCGAGCTCCTCCACCGAGGTCACCGCGAAGTCCTGGTGCAGCTGCATCGGCACCTGCTCCGACGGCCAGGTCGGCGCGGTCGTGTCCGCCTTCTGTTGGATGGCCATGACCCGGTTGCCGGCATCGTCGACCAGCACCAGCCAGTCGGCGTCATCGGGGCCGTCGGTCGGCGGTTCATCACCCTCGCGGTAACGCACGCCGAGCAGTTGCCGGTAGAACTCCGCGAGCCCGCGGCAGTCGCGGGTGTCGATCGCGGTGTGCAGGAGCACCGGGTGGTCGGCCATCGCTCACCCCTGCGCACGGCGGGTGAAGGTGACGTGGATCGTGCCGCACTCGGCGATATCGATGTTCAGATCGACGCGCACGCGGGTCATGTCGGCGGTCCTTCCGGTGGTCGGTGGGCTTGGTCCGATCATCGCGCACATTGCGGACGGTGCTCGTCCGCAAGCCGTGGTCGGATCGGTGCACCTACATCGAGGGAGGACTTCGCCATGACGTCCAAGGACATGCTCAGCCGCCGACAGATCGCCGACGCCGCACTCGCCGACTGGCGCAAACTCGGTCAGGGGCTGCACGCCCGGTATCTCGCCCACGACTTCGCTGCCGGCGCGAGGTTCACGGCCGCGGTCGGCGCGGTCTGCGACGAAGCCACGCACTACCCGCGAGTGTCGATCGGGCCGGGCTACGTCGACCTGAAGCTCGTCAGCGACGACGCGATCTACCGTTCCGACGACGGCACGGAGTACACCGTCGAATGGGTCACCCAGCAGGACGTCGACCTTGCTCGCCGTATCGCGGAAGTCGCTGCCGAGCACGGTCTGGTAGCCGACCCGTCCGCGGTCAGCCACGTCGAACTCGGTCTCGACACAACGGATTCCGCGAAGATCGCACCCGTCTGGGCCGCGCTGCTGACCGGTGACCCGAGCTCCCGAGGGCGCGGAACGCCCAGCGACGAGATCAGGGACGCCGGCGGACGCGTCCCCAACCTGTGGTTCGGCGACGGCACCGACGAGCAGCACCGGTTCCACCTGGAGGTCTACGTCGCGCCGGAGGTGGCCGCGCAACGGATCGCGGCGGCCGTCGCCGCGGGCGGCACCGTGGTCGACGACAGCGAGTCGCCGGGCGTCACGGTGATCGCCGACCAGGTCGGCAACCGCGGGGTGCTCTGCGTGGCGGCGACACCGCCCGAGGGCGACTGAGTGCGACTGAGCCGGCGGTCGTACGGCCGAAGGGCCCCGCACCACACGACCATCGCGAAGGCGCACGACTGCACGCCCGGCCAGGTCGCACTCGCCTGAATCATCACCACGCGTCCGTACGCGTGCCCGATCCCCGGCACCAGCCGTCCGGAGCGGGCGACCGAGAACGCGAAGGCGGCTGAGGTCGAACTCACCGCCGACGACGTCCGCCTGCTCGACGAGACCTCGGCGCGGTTCCAGGTCGACCCGAAGCGCTACCCCGACCACATGCAGCGCCTGATCAACCGCTGACGACCGCTACTACGCGTAGATCCTCAGTTCGTCGCGTGGCGCGATCGCCGGGGCGACCAGGTTTCGGTGCGCTGGTTGGGCACGGTTGCCCCAAGCAGTGACCGATACACCCCGCCGGGCTTACGGTTGGGCGCATGGCCACCCAGTCGGCGTACAGGATCGAATCGCTGAGCCCGGACACCTGGCCCGCGTTCGACGCGATGGTGCAGCGCCACAACGGCATCTTCGGCGGCTGCTGGTGCATCTGGTTCCACCCCGACGGACCCGAGCGCGGCCAGGGCGCCGAGGCCAACCGGGCGTTGAAGAAGTCGTACGTCGACAAGGGCGCCGCGCATGCCGCGCTGGTGATGGACGGCGACGAGGCGATCGCGTGGGCGGAGTTCGGCACGCCCGCCGAACTGCCGACCCTGCACCACCGCAAGCAGTACGACGCCACCAAGACCGACGATCCCGACTACCGGATCACCTGTGTCTTCGTCGACAAGCGCTACCGCCGACAGGGCATCACCGAACTCGCGATCACCGGCGCGCTCGACCTCATCGCCCGGGCCGGCGGCGGACTCGTCGAGAGCTACCCGCACGACCTCACCGACCAGACCAAGAAGATGTCGTCGTCGTTCCTCTACAACGGCACTCGCCGGCTCTACGAACGGCTGGGATTCACGTACGACCGGCCGAAGGGTCTGAAGAACTGCGTGATGGTCAAGACCGTCGAGCCCGCGCGCTGACCGATGAAGGGCCCGGGCCCCGCGGGTCGCCGCGCGGGCGCGACCATGGACCCGCGCCGCCGTATGCACCATCTGCTTCGGCCTCGCCGGCCCTGGTCGCTGCCACGCCTGCTGCGCGGCGGACGTGTGCAGGCCGCCGTCCACGAGCCCGGACGGTACGCCCTGCACACCCGCGGTGGGCTCCCTACCGGCCGACCGAAAACACGCCGTCGAGCGCCTCGAGCCCACCGGGCACTGCCCAGTAGTAGACCCACGTGCCGCGCCGTTCACAATCGATGAGGCCGGCCTCGCGCAGTTTGCGCAGGTGATGGGACACGGTCGGTTGTGACACCCCGACGTCCTGGATGTCGCACACGCAGGTCTGCCCCTCGCAGCCGGCGATGCGGGTGAACAACCGCAGCCGGACGGGGTCGGCCAGGGCCTTGAAGACCGCCGCCGCGCGCTCGGCATCGGCCACGTCGAGCCCGGCGCCCGGGGCACAGGCCTCGCCGCACGCGTCGGTGGTGTTCGCGGCGGCGGTCGAGGTCTGCGTCGTGGTCACCTGCCCATATTGACAATCATCGATGTAACGCGCAAGGCTGACTGCATCGACAGTTGTCTAATCACAGGGTGTGGTCACTGATGGTCTCCGTTGCGCACAGCGAGCTTCCGGTCGCGGTGATCGGAGCCGGCCCGATCGGGTTGGCCGCCGCCGCCGAACTGGCCGGACGCGAGCAACGGGTCGTCGTCTTCGAGCAGGGCGACCGGCCCGCGGCCGCGGTGCGGTCGTGGGGCCACGTGCGACTGTTCTCGCCGTGGTCGGAGCTGACCTCGCCCGCCGCAATCGCGCTGCTCGAGCGGACCGGTTGGACGGCGCCGAACCGCAAGCGGTACCCGACCGGAAGCGACTGGATCGAGGGCTATCTCGCACCACTGGCCGACGCGCTCGGCGACCGCGTCCGGCTGAACTCACGGGTGGTCGGAGTCGCCCGGCTCGACCGCGACCTGCTGGTCGATTCCGGCCGGGAGGAGCAGCCGTTCGTGCTGCACATCGAGGCCCCCGACGGATCGGTCGAACGCGTGCCGGCCCGTGCGGTCATCGATGCCAGCGGCACTCTGGACCGCCCCAATCCCCTCGGCTCGGAGGGATATCCGGTGGCCGGGGAACGAGTCCACGCCGACCGGATCCACTACGGGATGCCGAACCCGGACGTCGCGGGAAACCCGTGCGCCGGCAAGGCTGTTGCGGTCGTCGGCTCGGGAGCCTCCGCGCTGACTTCGCTGATCGCGCTCACCTCCGACGCCGTGTACTCGCCCGGGTCCCGGGTGGTCTGGGTGTTGCGACGCGGTGTCGTCGGCAACTCCTACGGCGGCGGCGACCTCGACGAATTGCCCGCCCGCGGCGCCCTGGGCACCCGCGTCCGCAAGGCGGTCGAGGCAGGGCGCATCGAGATCGTCACCGGGTTCCGCACGGTCGCGGTCGACAGTGCCGGCGCCGGACGCGTGGCGCTCGTCGCGTCGGACGGACGGCGCGTCGACGAACTCGACCAGATCGTGTGCGTCACCGGCTTCCGCCCCGAGTTGTCGTTTCTGTCGGAGGTGCGCCTCGACCTCGACCAGCGTCTGCAAGCGCCGAGCAAGCTTGCGCCGGAGATCGACCCCAACTGGCATTCCTGCGGATCGGTGCAGCCGCACGGCCACGACGTGCTCGCCCAACCCGAGACGGGCCTCTACCTGGCCGGAATGAAGTCGTACGGCCGGGCACCCTCCTTCCTCGCCATGACCGGCTTCGAGCAGGTGCGTTCGATCGCCGCCGCGCTGGCCGGCGATCTCGAGTCGGCGAACCGCGTGCAGTTGTCGCTGCCCGACACCGGGGTGTGCGGCGGGGCTGGGTTGTTCGACGGCGCGGAGGGTGGCGGCGGTTGCTGCGCGCCTGCGCCGTCCGGGCCGCAGCCGATCAGCCTCGGGTTGAGCCCGGCCACCCGCTGAGTCGAATCAGAACTGAGGAATCACGATGACTGACAACGAAACCCGACCCTCGGTGCTCTACGTCTGTGTGCACAACGCCGGACGCTCGCAGATGGCGGCCGCCTACACCCAGCACCTCTCCGGCGGCGGGGTCGAGGTGCGCTCGGCCGGCTCCGCACCCGCCGACTCGATCAATCCGGCCGTGCACGAAGCGATGCTCGAGGAAGGCATCGACCTGTCCGCCGAGAAGCCGAAGATCCTCACCACCGAGGCCGTCCAGGCGTCCGACGTCGTCATCACCATGGGCTGCGGCGACACCTGCCCGATCTACCCGGGCAAGCGCTACGAAAACTGGGAACTCGACGACCCCGCCGGCCAAGGCGTCGACGCCGTCCGCCCGATCCGCGACGACATCAAGGCGCGGGTTCGGGTGTTGCTCGACAGCCTCGGCGTCGAGCCTTCGGCCTGAGCGGCCGCTCCGGCTTCATCGGCGACCCGACCTTTTTGGCCCGCTCCAGTGAAAGATCGCTGTTGTCAGAGCAGCAGTGATCTTTCACTGGAGCCGTCCGCAGTCGCTCGATCAAGCACCGCCATCCAGAGAGACCGCTCCACGAATCCACAGCCCCGCGAAAAGTCCCGGCGCTACCTGCGGCTGATCACGCGTCTGCTCGACGAGGGCTTCGTCGTGGTGGCGACGACCCGCTGACGAACTTCGGCGAAGGCGCTACGGGCCGGCACTCAGCCGACGAGTACCGTCGCTTCAAGTCAGCTCCGCAGCGCTCACAGCACGCGGACGGCGTCCCCTCGCCGAACGATGCCGGGCCGAAACACCCGCGCACACATCCCGAACGGAATCTCGCCACGCACCGCCGGAATCCGTTGCAGCAGGAGGGTATTCGTCCGCTCACCGGTCGCCGGGTCGAGGTCGATCACCGCACATCGAGAGATCGGCCTGGTCACCTCGATCTCGAGGGCGCCGACGGACAGCCGGGCACCGGGTGCGGGGTCACTGTCGAGTTCGAGGGTCATGGTGGCCCGG
This genomic stretch from Calidifontibacter indicus harbors:
- a CDS encoding ArsR/SmtB family transcription factor; translation: MTTTQTSTAAANTTDACGEACAPGAGLDVADAERAAAVFKALADPVRLRLFTRIAGCEGQTCVCDIQDVGVSQPTVSHHLRKLREAGLIDCERRGTWVYYWAVPGGLEALDGVFSVGR
- a CDS encoding arsenate reductase ArsC produces the protein MTDNETRPSVLYVCVHNAGRSQMAAAYTQHLSGGGVEVRSAGSAPADSINPAVHEAMLEEGIDLSAEKPKILTTEAVQASDVVITMGCGDTCPIYPGKRYENWELDDPAGQGVDAVRPIRDDIKARVRVLLDSLGVEPSA
- a CDS encoding 4a-hydroxytetrahydrobiopterin dehydratase; translation: MTSKDMLSRRQIADAALADWRKLGQGLHARYLAHDFAAGARFTAAVGAVCDEATHYPRVSIGPGYVDLKLVSDDAIYRSDDGTEYTVEWVTQQDVDLARRIAEVAAEHGLVADPSAVSHVELGLDTTDSAKIAPVWAALLTGDPSSRGRGTPSDEIRDAGGRVPNLWFGDGTDEQHRFHLEVYVAPEVAAQRIAAAVAAGGTVVDDSESPGVTVIADQVGNRGVLCVAATPPEGD
- a CDS encoding FAD-dependent oxidoreductase; its protein translation is MVSVAHSELPVAVIGAGPIGLAAAAELAGREQRVVVFEQGDRPAAAVRSWGHVRLFSPWSELTSPAAIALLERTGWTAPNRKRYPTGSDWIEGYLAPLADALGDRVRLNSRVVGVARLDRDLLVDSGREEQPFVLHIEAPDGSVERVPARAVIDASGTLDRPNPLGSEGYPVAGERVHADRIHYGMPNPDVAGNPCAGKAVAVVGSGASALTSLIALTSDAVYSPGSRVVWVLRRGVVGNSYGGGDLDELPARGALGTRVRKAVEAGRIEIVTGFRTVAVDSAGAGRVALVASDGRRVDELDQIVCVTGFRPELSFLSEVRLDLDQRLQAPSKLAPEIDPNWHSCGSVQPHGHDVLAQPETGLYLAGMKSYGRAPSFLAMTGFEQVRSIAAALAGDLESANRVQLSLPDTGVCGGAGLFDGAEGGGGCCAPAPSGPQPISLGLSPATR
- a CDS encoding glycoside hydrolase family 3 protein, which gives rise to MTEFASSDISALVARLTLEEKASLCSGSDFWHTQGIDRLGIPAIMLTDGPHGLRKQAGESDHLGLNDSVPATCFPSAAGLGSTWDRDLLRRVGEALGAEAQANDVAVVLGPGINMKRSPLCGRNFEYFAEDPYLAGELAAPMVEGVQSRGVGTSLKHFAVNNQETDRMRVDAVVDERTLREIYLPAFEKVVTRAKPWTVMCSYNRINGTYASQHRWLLTELLRDEWGYDGLVVSDWGAVDDRVAGVAAGLDLEMPSSGGINDARIVDAVRSGDLAEADLDRAVTRVLELVAKAVAAQSDQSFDADADHALAREVATRTAVLLKNDGGVLPLDAAAAADVVVVGEMARTPRYQGAGSSQVNPTRLVSALDALTERGLDLPFAPGYRLAGAPQEQPDDELRSQAVELVRGRTAVLFLGLPGEDESEGYDRRHLDLPESHTALLRAVAEVADRVVVLLSNGSSVEVSALERDADAILELWLGGQAGGSAAVDLLFGEVSPSGRLAESIPLRLSDSGPAQLPRRAGFGALRRAAEHRLPRARRDGRRGRLPVRARPDLHDLRLHRPFGYGRADHGVHGRR
- a CDS encoding GNAT family N-acetyltransferase, with the protein product MATQSAYRIESLSPDTWPAFDAMVQRHNGIFGGCWCIWFHPDGPERGQGAEANRALKKSYVDKGAAHAALVMDGDEAIAWAEFGTPAELPTLHHRKQYDATKTDDPDYRITCVFVDKRYRRQGITELAITGALDLIARAGGGLVESYPHDLTDQTKKMSSSFLYNGTRRLYERLGFTYDRPKGLKNCVMVKTVEPAR
- a CDS encoding VOC family protein yields the protein MADHPVLLHTAIDTRDCRGLAEFYRQLLGVRYREGDEPPTDGPDDADWLVLVDDAGNRVMAIQQKADTTAPTWPSEQVPMQLHQDFAVTSVEELERHRARAEQLGAKVLHDRSQDGEEPLYVIADPAGHPFCLLVR
- a CDS encoding fibronectin type III-like domain-contianing protein, which translates into the protein MDAEVAYPFGHGLTYTTFAFTDLSVTAEPITASTDADDVAVRASVVVTNTGDRDGVAVPQLYLGRPSSVVARPPRELRGFERVELAAGQSRTVDFALTCRELSHWDVRVHGWVVEPGPLVVSVGASSRDLPLTTTVELDAPPLHAPLTAHSTISEWVGHPEAGPVVRAAMGEFGALLDGEDGDQMMASFLGSLPLVKVPVMGMSDAISLDDIDALVARFGG
- a CDS encoding copper-translocating P-type ATPase; this encodes MSIWVQLVLATPVVLWAGWPFFVRGWQSVRNRSLNMFTLIAMGTGIAWLFSMVAALAPGVFPASFRGDDGTVDVYFEAAAVITTLVLLGQVLELRAREQTSGAIKALLDLTPKTALRIRADGSDEEVPLEQVRIGDRLRVRPGEAVPVDGTVDDGRSSVDESLVTGESMPVTKTSGDVVVGGTVNGSGALVIGAEKVGRDTMLSRIVTMVADAQRSRAPIQRTADKVAGVFVPIVIGIAVVTFAVWAAVGPQPRFAHALIAAVAVLIIACPCALGLATPMSIMVGVGRGAGLGVLIKNAEALERLEKVDTLVVDKTGTLTQGHPSVIAVVTREGYSDDELSGLAAGVERASEHPLALAIVDHALERGLRIAEVSDFDSPVGRGVSGTVDGHRVVLGSSTYLASEGIDTSALAARAEEFGTQGATAIHVGVDGRAAGLLAIADPVKETTPQALTALRDNGIEIVMLTGDNRATAQAVAERLGIDRVEAEVLPDDKSDIVRTLREEGRVVAMAGDGVNDAPALAAADVGIAMGSGTDVAMDSAGVTLLEGDLTGIVRARRLSQMTMSNIRQNLFFAFVYNALGIPLAAGALYPTFGILLSPVIAAAAMALSSVSVITNALRLRRQPL